The Ischnura elegans chromosome 10, ioIscEleg1.1, whole genome shotgun sequence genome contains the following window.
AATAAGTCTGCCAAGGTGATTGCAGAAAAGGGATCCAAAGGGGTAAATAATGTAACAGCAGGTGAAAGGGGAACTCTAGTTACTACATGCTGTTTTGTGAGTGCATCCGGAAACACCATACCCCCTGCATTTGTTTTCCCAAGGGTCAAGTTCAGTGATCATATGTTGATCAATGCCCCTCCTGGCTCTCTTGGACTGACATCGAAAAGTGGTTGGatgacagcagaaatatttcctgaagttattaagcacttcatcaaacatacaaaaacaagtaaagaagaCCCTACACTGCTAATAATGGATAATCACCAAAGCCATATTAGTATACAAGTAATAGATTTGGCAAAAGAGTATGGCATAATGATTGTGACTCTTCCACCTCATTGCAGTGCCAAATTACAGCCCTTGGATGTTTCCTGTTATGCTCCATTTAAGACCTATTATGCCGCAGCAGTTGATTCCTGGAACAAAAGCAATCCAGGTAAAGCTCTTTCCATCTACCATATTGCAGGATGCGTCAATTTTGCCCATCAAAAGGCTATGACTCCAGCTACtattattaatggattcaaaaaaactggaatatatccATATAATAGGCACATTTTCACCGAGGCAGATTTCTTGAGTAGTTCTGTAACAGACCAGCCTTCTCCTGAAACTGAAGAGTGTGACTTATTGAGCCAAGAATTAAGAGCAACTGCAAGTACTTCCAGTTTAAACAATGGTCAAGGTGAAgataaaagaacttttcaaagtcCTGCTCAGTTCAAGGGCTATCCTAAAGCCGCTCCAAGGAAAAATTCAACCAGGAAAAGAGAACCAGGCAAAAGTATGATCATAACAGACACACCAGAAAAAATCCgtatgatggaaaagaaaaatacagctataggaaaaaaaacttctgaggcAACTAAATCATGCAGAAGTTTATTTAATGCCAATGTTGCCATTGATAACTGTGAGGGGCCCCATCAAAATTCAGACACCACGTCAGAGGGAGGACTTTCAAACCCCTTGGAaggtaatgaggatattttagaaggttttggaaataaagtaggtacagtaaaagttggtgattatgttttgattgagttttcatcgaagaaaaaattctactatgtaggtagaataattaaagaagcaagaaaacacaatggcgctgaagttacatatttacgaaaaagttccaaagtgccaaattcattttttttcccacatATTGAAGATATAGCATCTGTCAGCATGAAAgacattaaattagttttaccaCCTCCTTCTTATCGCAAAGGAACTGCAAGAATGAaaaggtttatttcatttaaaatttcatttgccaatttAGATGTTCGTTAAGCTTCTAATTATCACTGACTAAGGTGcagtttgtttcatgttttttaatccattactgtattcatgcattgtgagtttcattctagtgaaaatattgccaaaggtaaaaataaatggtattataaaatctgaaaaaatgtgtttcactgtgccccataag
Protein-coding sequences here:
- the LOC124167017 gene encoding uncharacterized protein LOC124167017 isoform X1, with amino-acid sequence MRNRIRKSHIGSFTDGEMRAAVHLVLHENYSIRKAAKECNVNYVTLSRYVSKQKKASDEGTGEHVRMTPKYQSRLIFTAEQEKCLADYLITCSKLCYGQSTRNTRELAYEMAVVNSIQVPKNWHDDSAAGLDWLRLFLKRNPNLSIRQPENCSLSRCTSFNAHTVKTFFDNLGAALRRSECFGDGSRIWNLDETGTSTVVNKSAKVIAEKGSKGVNNVTAGERGTLVTTCCFVSASGNTIPPAFVFPRVKFSDHMLINAPPGSLGLTSKSGWMTAEIFPEVIKHFIKHTKTSKEDPTLLIMDNHQSHISIQVIDLAKEYGIMIVTLPPHCSAKLQPLDVSCYAPFKTYYAAAVDSWNKSNPGKALSIYHIAGCVNFAHQKAMTPATIINGFKKTGIYPYNRHIFTEADFLSSSVTDQPSPETEECDLLSQELRATASTSSLNNGQGEDKRTFQSPAQFKGYPKAAPRKNSTRKREPGKSMIITDTPEKIRMMEKKNTAIGKKTSEATKSCRSLFNANVAIDNCEGPHQNSDTTSEGGLSNPLEGNEDILEGFGNKVGTVKVGDYVLIEFSSKKKFYYVGRIIKEARKHNGAEVTYLRKSSKVPNSFFFPHIEDIASVSMKDIKLVLPPPSYRKGTARMKRFISFKISFANLDVR
- the LOC124167017 gene encoding uncharacterized protein LOC124167017 isoform X2, producing the protein MTPKYQSRLIFTAEQEKCLADYLITCSKLCYGQSTRNTRELAYEMAVVNSIQVPKNWHDDSAAGLDWLRLFLKRNPNLSIRQPENCSLSRCTSFNAHTVKTFFDNLGAALRRSECFGDGSRIWNLDETGTSTVVNKSAKVIAEKGSKGVNNVTAGERGTLVTTCCFVSASGNTIPPAFVFPRVKFSDHMLINAPPGSLGLTSKSGWMTAEIFPEVIKHFIKHTKTSKEDPTLLIMDNHQSHISIQVIDLAKEYGIMIVTLPPHCSAKLQPLDVSCYAPFKTYYAAAVDSWNKSNPGKALSIYHIAGCVNFAHQKAMTPATIINGFKKTGIYPYNRHIFTEADFLSSSVTDQPSPETEECDLLSQELRATASTSSLNNGQGEDKRTFQSPAQFKGYPKAAPRKNSTRKREPGKSMIITDTPEKIRMMEKKNTAIGKKTSEATKSCRSLFNANVAIDNCEGPHQNSDTTSEGGLSNPLEGNEDILEGFGNKVGTVKVGDYVLIEFSSKKKFYYVGRIIKEARKHNGAEVTYLRKSSKVPNSFFFPHIEDIASVSMKDIKLVLPPPSYRKGTARMKRFISFKISFANLDVR